GCCACCCTCGTAGCCCTCAGACCCAGACTCTAACCTGAGCGCGGGAGCCGCTGGAAGTATTCTTAACCCCTCCTGCCCTGGAATGTCACCCTCCACTAAGATTAGTTGGCTGGAGGCCGTGGGATAGGTTGACATGAGCAGATACAGTATTGAGTGTGTTTCCACTGTCGGGCAGGTTGCATCCGAGGGCTCGATTGAGCCACTAGTGGACTCTCCTTGCACCTTTAGCAATCCAGTGATCTGAATCCTGAATCGGACACGGCACGGCAGCAGTTGGAAACAAATACGACCCTCTTTTCCCCTGTACagaacatttttgcttttagaGAAAGATCATGTCAGAGACGGTGCAAAGAAATGAACATGACAGCCAATGAGAGAAAAAGCAGGAATTCTTCAGAAAGCAGGTAGAGGGATTAGATGACGGAAATGATTTATGGTCATGTTTGGGTGTCTGTGTTTAACTTTGACAGGTGTAACTATGGCTGGCAGGGTCAGTTCTGCGATGAATGCGCGCTTTATCCTGGATGCATCCACGGGACCTGCAACTTGCCCTGGCAGTGCAACTGCGAGAGGAACTGGGGCGGCCTGCTGTGCGATAAAGGTATGgaaaagtttgttttatttcattgccGCCCCCACACAAGACGcttgcagagctgctgctctcatcCTGCACATCCCCTCAGGCTACAGCTGCTTGCTTTTGATGAGTAACAAGTGAGCAAGCTAGTCAGAGCAGAGATGGAACAGACTTTTGAAGAAGCAACATCACCATGTAAAATACTGCAATGGAAAAGCTGCTCTATCATTAGTGTTTTTTGGCTTTTAAAACAGGCCCCCAGTCTCTGTTGTTGAGCAGTTTAAAAATGTGGAGAGCTGTTGGAATTGGGGTGTCGTGGAACTCAAAAGCATTCAGAGGCATATTCAGTTTTAAGGCTCTTCTTAAACATGAGTAGAGCTGCAGGATGGGACGATTAGTGAAATGGTCTTCAGGTCCGTTTTCATAACTCATTAATTGGAATTTTTCAACAATATTGCCCAATACAGTATCTCTTCCTTGCATCTCCACTGTGGCAAGGATAGAATAGTTTATCATTGTCAGTTATCACAAGAATGAGGCCTGAGTTGTCTTTACTCCTCATTCTCTCTGACTGGAGGACAGCAGCTGGATAGTTTTACCGCCTGTGAgatctgagcagcagcagggacacTCGATCCCCCCACATCCCTTCGTCACTGAGGGCTCTTCGGGGGATGAGAATGGGTCCTAAGATCCCCAGTGGAGACAGATCCCTGCTCTTTTATTTACCAGCCTTTAGGGTGACCTGGCCTTTAGCCTTGGGATGGTGTGCAGGGATCAAATAGGGTTtagttaagttttttttttttcttttttgtagatgggtggaggggggggcagaaaaCGGACTATATAACCGAATGATAACTGCAACTTAACCACTTGGCTGTACCCTGTAAATAGTGTAAAACCTTTATCACAATGCAGTGCAACAGAGTGGTTGAGAAAACACTCTGTGCTCCCTGTCAAAGATGACAGCTGGCGCTCTCTACCGAGTAAAGATTCTTCCAAGCTTCCGGCGCAAACAGGATAAAATGGTGAAACCGGAACCTTCAAACAGGGTCAATCCACTTCAAAAAGTCTAAAGGCACAGTTGCAGGTGGCACTGAAATCTCCAAAGGTTTTGAAAGCGTATTTAgagaagttttattttttcttacttaagCCAACACTGATGTTAGCATTGTTGCGGTTTTGGTCGTCATCTCATTCCACCATCTTCTGCAGCAATTTAATAGCAAACAACTGAAGAATTAAAATTGGGGGGTACCAGCTGTTCATCTCAATGCTCCTGCCAAATATTGGCGTAAGAGTAGTGGATCCATTTGCGTTTTATTTAACTGATTTTCTGGAAAATTGTTTAAGATACTAGAAAACTGACTAGCTTTTGCAACTTTGGTTCAACACTTCAAGACCATAGAATTTGTTTTTGGAACAGCGTAGTAACGAGACTCATGTAGACAAACATTGATAAAGCATATCACACAGTGAATAAGACGGTATTGGTACCGTAGGTGGGTAATTTTTTACACATTATCTAGGCAGGatttgtgctgtgctgtcctCAAATCTAATGTGTAGATGTGATCCTATATGGGTGAAATCACTCAGTTAGCGTCTTGGTGTCTCTAAATTTGTCTCCAGATCTGAATTACTGCGGCCGCCACCAGCCTTGTGTCAACGGAGGAACCTGCATGAACACAGAACCAGATGAGTACCACTGCACTTGTCCACAGGGATACTCCGGCAAGAACTGTGAGATAGGTGAGAGAGAGCCCGCACCAGAACCCTAATCTGTAAGAATTGAGAGTAACGtcttagtttgtttttctttgaccACTCCCCCTTCTCTCCGCCAGCCGAGCACGCCTGTGTTTCCGATCCTTGCGCCAACGGTGGTACATGCCACGAGTCTCCCACAGGATTCGAGTGCCAGTGTCCGCCGGGCTGGGAGGGACTGACCTGTGCCAACAGTGAGTCACTGCACTGCTTTCTATCATCTccactccttcctctctgtttagTTGCGTACCTCACCCTCAGCTACTTCTTTTGTAGACATTACAGAATTCTTCCATGTggaataaatatttattgacCAAACTCACTCATGGTCAGCATCCACTAGCCTTCACTTTGAGAGAAATGTCACAATCGTCTTATTGATGCCCAAAATCCATCGTTTTCTAGAAATGTGGTAAACATGGTCAGGAATAAGTCGggactgaaatgtgtgtttttctcagatTTGGACGAGTGTGCCTCCAGTCCGTGTGCTCAGGGTGGAACCTGTGTTGACCTGGAGGACGGCTTCGAGTGTGTGTGCCCCCCACAGTGGGAGGGAAAGACCTGCCAGATAGGTGAGATTCAGGTTCTGTTCTTGTTATTTGTACCTAACGTGGTATTTCCAGCATTTGTACtcctaaaacaaataaatggcccctgagacacagacacagacacagacacagaattGCTCACTGCtcagaataaatgtgtttttgaattaaaattGGCAACTAGCAACCTGAGCCCCATGGCCAGAGTACAAGCTGTCAATATCCTGGACAAGCTGGCAGctgcatgccccccccccttttttttttctcaatgacTTTATGAGCTACTAGTGTGTCTATATCCGGCTGTTTGTTTGTCGCTGACGGTGGCATTCGTTTCTATATCGCTCCCGTCCCGACAAGCGGACGTGACCGCCGTGAAGCCAGGAAATGGATTACGACCGGTAAACAAAGTTGGGGTGTGtgtgaagcgtgtgtgtgtggggtgggggtggggggggttgaaGGTAGGAAAGAGATCCCAAGAGTTCAGTGTCATCTTACCAGCTCAGATCTCAGCTTACAGGCAGTCATTGGCCTCCTGTCTTACCTGgcgattgtgtgtgtgtgttgtgtggagTTTAGGATTTCAGAGAGAAGacaggtgtgtgagtgagcacaGCAGGACTCCCTGcagactgccccccccccctttttcctTTGAATATTTGAGCAGCagtgcttttctttgttgtaaCTCTTTTGATGTCTTTGGTGCTGGTGAGCGTTTGTGGGAGAAACTGTACTTTGCACTCATTTCAGCCGTATCGaacagttgaaaaaaaaacacaacctatCATGTGTCAGCTGTTGTTTCTCTGGGGCTTTTATTGATGAGTTCTGTGAAACTTTATAGACGCGTTTCATTGTTGAGTTTTACGGTACGCAAGACCTGCCgccaacaaaaacattttcattgataATATTGGGTCAGATGTGATTTTTCACACAGCAGGAATTACTTTATATCACGTGTCATTACAATATGCATCCATATTGTATTATATGATCATTTTATCATCAGTTCCATGGGACAGATTACAATATAGACAGAGGCTGTACATATAGGTGGAGAGTATAACATGCAGCATGGGCATTTTTAACCATTTCTCTGGATTTCATAGATTATATAGTTAATCAAATAATCACTACTATAAACCAGTCATTCTATTTTTCCCTAAAGTTGTGCATTATTGATCTGTGTAAGGGGGTAAATTGAATAGTTCTTCAATAAACCCTTGAAAAGCGATTTATTATTGCAATGCCTGATGTAAATTTATTTTGGTTGAGGTTTTGACTCCAATTTGAGCTCCGTCATTGGCCACAACATTTCATCATCCAATAGCAATGGTACCCgttcttgtaaaaaaaaaaaaaaatgttgtttgtttgctgggCTTCAGTGGTTGGATTTCTGGTCTCtgttctttgtctctgtcctttCCTTGGTGAGTTTCAATTGATGGACTCCTTCTACATCCTGCCTTCACAGATGCAAATGAGTGTGCAGGAAAGCCTCCCTGTGTGAACGCTTACTCTTGCAAAAATCTGATTGGCGGATATCATTGCGACTGTTTTAAGGGATGGACCGGAAAAAACTGTGACATCAGTCAGTATTTCTCCCTTAAAGGTCACCTCTAAATATCTGTCCTCCCACTGCCGTCCACTTCTTCTGGCTACTTTCAAATACCTCCTCTCACTCCCAGGACACGTAACATACTGTAGGCGTAGTTTGGTGTTACTCACCTTCCCACATGTGGTAACCTGTTCCTTTCTTGCTTTGGCAAACTGAAGCTACAGCTGTGCCATCATGGCTGAACTTGCATGCCCAGTTCCTCTCGCTGGATCCAATGCATGCCCAGTTACAATCTGTACAATCTGTCTGGAAGCCTCTTGGCTTACTAGTTATTTCTTTTCCAAACTGTGACTTAATCTGTGCACATCCCACATTGTAAATTGCACCTGATAATTCTTGGGCCATTCATTAATTTATGCATTCATTTCTATATGGAAACTATCAAATGTCCTAAAGTTTAACAATAAAACGTTGTGTATTCTCCTATTCAGACATCAATGGCTGCCATGGTCAGTGCCAGAATGGAGCATCATGCAAGGTATGGATGTTTGAACTCGAATCTATATTCAACTTAACCCAGCTGCTCATATATGAACCAAAATAAGCAGGTGTGCTTGGAGACTTCCACACAGTCCACGCAGCACACACCTACTGCCTCGTGACAGCTTCATTTCTCCGTGTGTTTCCTCTAGGAGGGCCCGAGGGGCTTCCACTGCCAGTGTCCTCCAGGTTTTGTGGGCATTCACTGTGAAATCCAGAGGAACAAGTGTGATAGCAGACCATGCCAGAATGGCGGCCAGTGTCACGCAGTGTTGGGAGGCTTTGTGTGTCAGTGCCCAGCAGAGTTTGCAGGACAGCTGTGTGAGGTGAGTCTCATGTTCCACGGGTCACAGCGATGGATTATGGTGGATGCGGTGATGGTTCACAAAGCTGGTGGTAACTTCTTTTTTATAGCATTTGGAATCGAGTAGTGATACATGCCTCAGCACCTCTTAGACTGGCACTCCTTTCCCACTAAAAATACAGAGAATAAAcacttttcaaattaaaaaaaaaaaaagaaaaaaaaaaagtttttctagCAACCACTGAACTGTTGGAAGTCATGCCAATAAAATCATACAATCTAAAGAAAACATTGTTGAAACTCTCAGCAAGCCACGATGATAGTGATGATAAGGTGAAAAATATTCGTACTTACTTGAAAGCCATTTGGATTGTGGAAAAATTACAAGTGACTTGTGATGCtatgcaaatacacaaactACAGTAGTCATTACAACACAGTGGTCTAAGCCAACTGTCCATCGCAGTGTGCCAAAATATTGCTTTGATCTGCCTCAAAGTTATGTAGTAAGTTCCTAGCCGTGTAAGCCAGGACCAGGTTTCATATCAAACTTCTGTtgtaattgattttatttttttttttttcatgcaagCATTACATATTGGTGTCCTTGCTGCAGCCCTTTATATCCGAAGTGTATGTTTGAAGCTAATGTAGGTTAGCAGTGAGGAAACCGACACTTCACGGCATCTCTTGGGCCCTGAATGGAGGACATTGCTGGTCAGGAGCCAATCCTGTTTTAGCATCTCTACTATAAATATGAGCCTCTCTGAACGAGGTGACGCTGGATTTCTGCCCACATACTACAGCGCTCTAATGCCTCCTATGCCCTCCAGGGCCAAAACTACAACTCCTCCAGCATCACATTTCTCTGATTAGGATCGTTTCTCAAGTCCATGAAGGTGTGGTTGTGTGACGGTGCTTTTGCCTAATTCCTGATCTGAATGATTGCTTCAGGACAAAGTGAATCCCAGTGGAAATGCAGAGGAGCCACATTTACTATCGTAGTAGGTGACATGCTTGTCTGGATCACACAGAAGCATCTCATGAATTCTGCACAAGTCCTTTGTTTCCCCTTTGTTTGTTCGATTTATTTGGAGAGTCAACCCAAAAAAGGCTTGATTTGCATTATTAGCCCTGCTAGCAGCGTGACTCAGTGGGTAGCGGTCGGTCAGCGACGGTCAGTTCAGACTAAAATATCGTAACACCAACTGGATGGATTAACTTGGAAGGTAGTACAGACATCCCCAATGTCCCCAATGACACTGATTATCCCCTGACTTTTACTCGTGCACAaccagcaggttgacatttattttgagtAAAATATCTCACATTTggatttattgtttgtatttgtagttGTCACTTCAAATTTTTGAAGTACCTTTAAGAAAATCCAACGTCTTAAATTGATTAGTTGCTAGTCATTGATTCACGGTTATGTTAAATATTCTACAGTTGTTGCTATACAAGCGATCATCAAAAAGTCTATTTTTGCAGAATGAACTTATTCACCACAAGTAAAATATCTGAAACTTCTGTGTGGTTTGAAcctcagcctgtctgtcacAATGAAGAACGCCTCTTGTGCTGTGAACGTTAATGTGCTGAAGATTTATAGACGCTCTTGCCCTCAGACACGATCCTCTGACCACACGCATGTaaatactgaagaaaaaaaatgtatctggcCCTGAATCACTTGGGGTAAAATAAACGGAGTGTGACCACAGACTTCACCCATCCTGTTGCCCTACTCTAAGTCCCTTGTTCAGCACCTTAAATGGCAAAGGGTTGCAACCCAGAGTTTATGCACAGTAGGCTTCTGTTTACATAAACTGAGACATTTTCACTCCAACCTCTGTATTCCAGCATGTAGAAATGGCAAAATATGTCACCATGGCCTCCAGTTGGGTTCTTTCTGTGTCATGGTGGTATGACAGATgatttatctttattatattcACTGTGGCTCTGCATGATGTTGGACCTGAGTCAACATTTGCCCTCATAATggggctctctctctctattgcCTGCTCAGTTTCACACACTCTGTCCTCTGCCAGGCTTCTGTCGCAGAATAATCTTGCAAGATTAAGCAGGGCAGAGATGTGAAACCAAAAGCATGGATTCCCTTGATGAGCTTAGGGAAAGTTTCTGAGGCTTACTTTGCTCGTCCACTTACCTTTGATTTGTTCTGAACAGCGGCGGTGGCTTGAGCCAAGCTAAGCCGCTCACCTACACAGACTTTAGATCAGCTTTCTCCATTGCATGTGTGGCTTCACCAGcatcttcatttgttttgataATAAGAACCATTTTACCGAGGTGGGGATGTTTGGTAAATTGAGTCAGTGTGGCAGCAGTAGTCTACAGAGGCAGGCTTGTGGCGAGCTCAGGTGGCTTGATCACCTCTCACAACTACAGTCCCAGTGCCCTTTAGGAAGGGCTGATCCGTCTGatccagtggagctgctcaatGGCACCAGAGGTCTGTACATGTCAGTAAGCACTCGTAGAGGAGTGTGTTGGCGCATTTTGATCAAATTAAGTTTTAACTACTTTCCACGGATAAACACTTACTGTCCTGTCAAACCCGTGTTAATAGATTCTTTTTTGGCAAGGCAACAAGCTGTTGACATATTTTTTACCAAACTAAGTTGTTATGGTGAACATGTTGGTTAAGAATTTCCAGTAGACATGGAGTGACATaaacattcatttggagtcttgTTTCTGGACACCCACCATCCAAATATTTACCCTTGTTTCAGCTccgttttggtctcctccaactGCTGaagttagtgactagctggtgaacacagtgaagtatttaactgctgtctgtctgcatgtttggtgctggacaatgggttttcagagcttttttttttgtttaaagcGTTGTCTGCTGGTGGAAACAATGCCGATGCTGAAAGCAGCTCAACCGATCCAAAATCCAAAACAGGAAAGTTGCTTcccagaaacaaaacaattggCTCAATGTGATGAACAACAGAGCTGGGTGTTTATTCGGTGTGTAATGCGAAAGGTGTCACTTATGATGATGAACCCGCATTAATTTAATCCATTGTTGTAAATGTTCCTCCCCTCTTGATTTCCTCAGATCCCTAGCTGGTCCCCATCAGATGCTTGTGATCCAAACCCTTGTGAGAACGGGGCCAAGTGCCACAGTATGGACCAGGACTTCTACTGCGCATGTCCTGACGGCTACGACGGAAAGACGTGTGAACGACTGAAGGAGAACTGCCAGACCACCCCGTGTCAAGGTGACCGAAGTCGTCTCAATGCACCGACATTGAGCACACCATTATGTCAAAGAAAATTAATGAATTTGAacggttgttttttttttttgtttttttttttcttattcttgcAGTCATTGACAGCTGCACTGTTGCCATAGCGACCAATGACTCAGCTGGAGTGCGGCACATCTCCTCCAACGTCTGTGGTCCACGAGGACGCTGCATCAGCCAGCCAGCGGGCAACTTCAGCTGCGTGTGTGATCCGGGTTTCAGTGGCATGTACTGTCATGAAAGTACGTAGAGACATTGGTGTCGGAGGTTTAAGATCATACCCACAACTGAAATGAAAGACTTAGTTAGTGTTTTTcctgcaaaacacaaatacgtttttgaataattaaaagtGTCACCAAAAATCTATGCTGAAAATGTTCTGTCTATCAAACTTTCTCCTGTACTTCCTCAGATATAAACGACTGCATCAACAACCCATGTGGAAACGGAGGCACCTGCATCGATGGCGTGAACTCCTTCCAGTGCTTCTGTCCTGATGGCTGGGAGGGTCGACTCTGCGACCTCGGTGAGTTCCTCGCCTGCGGTTATTCACCTTGTCAGCCAGtctgtgcagcattttaaaCAAAAGCAATGCCTGTGGTAGAGCTCCTGCTGGCCCCCATGTGCGTTACTTTGCTCTAAATAGAGGACGGCGTGGTAAAGATCGAATCATGTAAATCTTCCGCCTCCCTCAGATGTCAATGAGTGCAGACACAACCCGTGTAAGAATGGTGGGCGCTGCGTCGACCTGGTGAACGACTTCAACTGCGAGTGTGCCGACAACTGGAAGGGCAAGACCTGTCATTCCCGTGAGTTATGTCGTctctgtgttaatgtgtgtgtttatgtttcgGAGCTTGCTGCTGCCCCGACTCCACCGTTCTACCATTCTTTACATGTTTTGACAGCTAAAACGCGTTAGCACAGCTTGGACACAGAGCACATTGGATCACAAGAATGATCCTCTCTTACTGATGATATGAATAGTCCTCTGAAGATGGCATGTgacctctctgtttctgtgtaatCCTGGCCAGGCGAGAGCCAGTGTGATGCAACCACCTGCAGTAATGGAGGCACCTGCTACGACCACGGGGATGCCTTCCGCTGTGCCTGCCCACCTGGTTGGGGAGGAAACACATGCAACACAGGTGAGGCCTCAGGATGCTGACTATTCGAGGAAGCTGATGATTGATGATGCTGCTTACACCTTTGCAGATAGTCTGTATCTTTATAATAAGATCATTATAAGAATCTGAAAAATCCCAACAAATTAGATCAAAGTAGTACAACGAGATATTTTTGACTTATATCCCATTTAttctttttgccatttttctgtctctcgtTCACACAGTAGTTAGCGTACAAGGATGCCATGCTGTCAAAGCTTGGCTTTAAATCAATTCAGATTAAGGGTCTTCCACCAGCATTCACTGTACCATATAGAAAATAAGTATATGTGAAACAAACAATCATCGGCTCAAGTAGGTAAGTCGGCACGGACTGTCTTGCAATTTCTACTTTTAAGACTAAATTTAGAGAAGATCGAAAACTATTTAcaagccttctgttcctgacgGCATTGAATTCAGTGAGTCAGTGATGCTGGGGAAACACAAGGTCCTCGCACACTTTTCAATTTCAGTTCATTCttgatttattgtgtattttctaTTCCCTGTTTTTAACAATCTGGTGCATCTCTGTGACCTTGACTaatgctttttctctcttcccacAGCCAAGAACAGCACATGTGCCTCTAGTCCTTGTTCCAACGGTGGAACTTGCGTAGGAGGAGGAGACACCTTCACCTGCATCTGCAAAGATGGCTGGGAGGGCCCCACCTGTGGCCAGAGTTAGTTTCCCTTCATAGCTTTACATTTTAACTGACGTAAAAGTCACCAAGATTTCAGAGGCATAAAAGGCATATGAAGTACATTACACGCATGTTTCTGGTGTCTTGTAACAGAGCTGAACAGTTGCAGTGAGCTCTTTTAAACTGTGTTCAAGTGTTGCATTTTTAGAATAACATGTAAGTGTGCTATAACCTGCACAAAAGTGTCATTCTGCCAGTAGATCAGGGGACCATCAGCATCTGAGAACTTAAAATGTCACAGGATGCCAAGTAACTCAAGCAAATTGTGACTGTGGTAtttaaggtcccacagctggggggggggcttctcTGTAATGCAACAGTGACTGCACAGGTTATAAAGAGACGTTACAAATACCATGTATGCCATCATCACCTGCCCCTCTAATCCAGTCAAAACTGACCGGCTCACATGGGATGGGGTGgatttttcatcattaatttTCCAGTTTATGAGCTTTGAAAGctatgaaatagaaatatttattagttttattgcAAGATGACTTGATTTTTATACATTTCGCGggtcttttgtgtctttttaggAAGTTGACCAACTGtctaacataaaaaaaaaaaatgacaaaaagagaatTTACACATGGTTTTACACTAAATTGtgtcatttctgtattttttttttttcaattggcTATTTTAGACAAATAGTTTACAAGTATGTGAAAAACTGTAATGACTCAACACTAAATGTCTCCTGTTTTGTCATTCGCTTCAACAGATATAAACGACTGCAACCCTCATCCATGGTACGTAGCGTCTCCTGCCTCACACACTCCCGCGGTGTAACCAAACAGTTTCCCGTCCTTTAATCCCATCTCCACACTTCACACAGGCCTTGCATGCCCGAGGGGTGAAGGGCGGCTAAAAGCAGTGGAAGTTGTCTTTAAATCAAGCCTCAAAGGGGCAACTCTCAGAGGAGGGGGCTCGGATATTCAGtaggacagagagaggctggGAGAGATGTTTTTTGGGGAGGCAAGAGTCCCACCTACCCTGTGGTGTATGCAGGTGGGGGGTTGAGTGGCAGGGGGGGAGGGCATCCGTGTCCATTCTTCCCGTGCGACCTGGGGGGGGGCGGGGTAGCTGGGCTTTAAGGAGGAATGGAAGAGAGGCAtgatgagaggaggggaggggagggactGGACACGGCAATTAGCATCTGAAAGGTGAAGGCTTGTATTGATGAGTTGAATTGAGCCTTGTGACCCCCCCCCAGCACTACCaccacttacacacacacacacacacacacacacacacacacacacactcaaaaatgatgtgttttgttgcaGCTGGAAAGGATGTGGCTCTGGTACTGCCCCAtctaatctttttttgtttcttttgtttcctctctcagtTACAATGGCGGTATCTGTGTGGACGGAGTCAACTGGTTTCGGTGTGAGTGCGCTCCTGGTTTCGCTGGACCAGACTGTCGCATCAGTGAGTAATGAGGTTATTTAATCATAACGCAGGTTTTGTGATGCAGACTAAATATGCAGAACCTCCAACTAAGCCTTTTTAAATCAAGACCCTGATTCCTCCTCTTTCAAAAAGACCCTAACAGTGCAAAGCAGTATGAttgagaggatggagagaggaaagactGAAAGGAAAGGCAGGGGGCAAGGAGGAGATGGACATATTGACACCTAAATGTAAGACTAGGATGCCgccctctccctttttctcgGTCCTTTAACGCCTCGGGGGTCAGAGGTCGTCCCTCCTCCatagtcacacagtcacacaaacacacacggaaGACAAATTACCCAGTGACCCTGaaattcttcttctctgctcttttgTTTCGGCCGGATAGCGGTCACCTTTTCTGTCAGGATCGAATTTGAGAATTCTCATCCAGACTGTGTTCATGTGGAGTCTGGATGACAAAGGCCAGAGGTTCAGAGAGCTGCTCAAACAGTAGAGGGGTTGgtagtaaaacatttaaacaaccGACTCATTTGTGAAATTTAATGTGGTGATATAAAACCACCCAGCACTTGTTTTATCCAATAAttatctttgatttattttgctcAAACTGGAAGCTACTCAAGGGaccacaagataaatctgaagAGTCATAAGATGACTGACATTCTTTTACCTCTTCAGGACTTCATAATCAATTTTAAATAATCAGATGAGAAGGGAGTATGAGTTGCTTACAACTAACATTATACAACCACTGACGGGGGATCACAAGAAGACATCAACACCTGGAAATTTGACAACCATTTTCATGCAGTTGACCAAGAGCAAGCTGTCTTTACATTGCTAACTTTTCAGGGACCAGACAGTAGGAGAGTCCAAAATGGAGGAGCCACCATCCACTTTAACCTCAATGGATGAAAAGTTTAAAATCTGTTGCCATCCAGGGCCCAGTGTCCAAATTAAATGTGgtgctcctcttctctccacagacATAAACGAGTGCCAGTCTTCACCCTGTGCCTACGGGGCCACCTGTGTGGACGAGATCAATGGTTTCCGCTGCATCTGTCCGCTTGGTAGAACAGGAGCCCGATGCCAAGAGTGTAAATACATCCCTGCTCATTCAAGTCGTACTCTGCTCATTAATTCACTCCATCTTGTGGTTTATACAGTCAAACTGTCCTCGTAGTCTCGTTAATGCAAAATGTGAACAACGTGgattcatccattcatttattctgtcCACCTGTATGTAGTCATAGGTATTGGGAAGACTTGCCACTATGCTGGCCTGCAGTTTCCCCACAGTAGCCGCTGGGAGGAGGAGTGCAACAGCTGCCATTGCATCAATGGCAAAGTGGAATGTACAAAGGTAAGGTCCTTCTGAACGCAGTACCAGCAAACATCTGCAGCTCCTCACTTCCAAACACTCTGAGCAAGGAAAACCACATAGAATAGAATTCAAACAATAGTTGTGTTAAAAAGCCAGAAAGGTTTCTTAGATTAGTCGTTGGTGCTGTTATTGTGATCATTTTCTGTATTGCTTCTATGCATTTCATTATGTGTAAAAACTAAATTAGAAATTTACAGAATGCATTATTTTTCATAGCATTTTTAACCGCGACAATCGTTCATATTAGAAAACTGTTAACTTGTGCAGTTATGCTGTGAGAGTAGTAAATCAGACC
Above is a genomic segment from Pempheris klunzingeri isolate RE-2024b chromosome 18, fPemKlu1.hap1, whole genome shotgun sequence containing:
- the jag2b gene encoding protein jagged-2b; the encoded protein is MWNRTRIRNCFPIVCLLLTLWTEVSQSTGYFELQLISVENVNGELADGECCDGSRSSQDLRCTRDECDTYFKICLKEYQMEVTTSGPCTFGAGSTQVLGGNIFSFRSAKNNQNKIDDAGKIVIPFQFAWPRTFTVIVEARDWDNATRNSEEELLIERSIHAGMINPGDPWQTILHDGPVARLLYRIRVRCDENYYSNKCNKLCVPRDDYFGHYRCEPSGAQVCLDGWMDKDCRTAICKQGCNLLHGSCSVPGECKCNYGWQGQFCDECALYPGCIHGTCNLPWQCNCERNWGGLLCDKDLNYCGRHQPCVNGGTCMNTEPDEYHCTCPQGYSGKNCEIAEHACVSDPCANGGTCHESPTGFECQCPPGWEGLTCANNLDECASSPCAQGGTCVDLEDGFECVCPPQWEGKTCQIDANECAGKPPCVNAYSCKNLIGGYHCDCFKGWTGKNCDININGCHGQCQNGASCKEGPRGFHCQCPPGFVGIHCEIQRNKCDSRPCQNGGQCHAVLGGFVCQCPAEFAGQLCEIPSWSPSDACDPNPCENGAKCHSMDQDFYCACPDGYDGKTCERLKENCQTTPCQVIDSCTVAIATNDSAGVRHISSNVCGPRGRCISQPAGNFSCVCDPGFSGMYCHENINDCINNPCGNGGTCIDGVNSFQCFCPDGWEGRLCDLDVNECRHNPCKNGGRCVDLVNDFNCECADNWKGKTCHSRESQCDATTCSNGGTCYDHGDAFRCACPPGWGGNTCNTAKNSTCASSPCSNGGTCVGGGDTFTCICKDGWEGPTCGQNINDCNPHPCYNGGICVDGVNWFRCECAPGFAGPDCRININECQSSPCAYGATCVDEINGFRCICPLGRTGARCQEFIGIGKTCHYAGLQFPHSSRWEEECNSCHCINGKVECTKVVCGRRPCRLQSSDQDQRQQSCPAGRECLEHNYLTCFSPPCHQWGICSMAKPSPPQAATTKCRPNSGHLDNSCGRITLVFNKHKVPLGTTVENICYELRYLPDTRSLAKDHALLLLCDLSHSNQDAVEVAISFQPEDLPDHSLIQEAASAIVGTLSKRHNSTIMLAVIEVKVETQVMPPSVDYLVPLLCVVFCLLCLFCIIVCVWWTRKRRKERERNARSAADDNVNNQWEPLRLVVGRQQPQQQLKESNREAEQERKKLMGPSYRTCGEREEEEEEEEEEEETEGELELEDCGGAEAGKQPVSKYSKTAVQSSGGVICTLHSSSSPLKAPHRTPGYSPKDNRWKNVSAALTGQKDLRDHCV